DNA from Deinococcus reticulitermitis:
CTGCTCGCCGTCCGGGCAGGCCTGATGCGGCGTCCGAACTGGTTCGGTGGGCCGGGCCGGGCCTCCACCTTTTCGCGGACGCAACTTCCCAGACTCCTGGGGCGTACTGTGGAGTATGACCGACCCGAAAACGCCCAAGTCCCCCGCCAGCGACGCGCCCTCCTGGGTGGACGAGGTCCTGACGCCCAAATCGGCCGCCGAGCCGCAGCCGCAGCGCCAGCCGCAGGCCCCGCCTCCTCCCCCGCGCCCGGTGGCCGACGACCCGGCGCGCGACCTGCGCCTCCCCGGAGACCCGCCGCGCCCTGCGCCGCCCGTGGTGGAGCTGCCCCGGGGGGAGGCCCGCGCAGACACCTGGGAAGGCACCGACTGGGTTGCCCGCGCGACCGCCGGCTCAGCCCGCACGCCGCAGATGCCCACCGGGACCCCTGTTCCGCCGCCTCCCACCGACGTCTGGAACGCCCCCGCGCCGCCACACTCCTCCGCCGGGCGCCCGCTCGGCAGCGTCCCAGTCCCCAGCGCCCCAGTCTCTGCACCATTTTTCTCGGGTGATGTGGCGCAGAAAAAGCTGATCGCGGGACTGCTCGGCATTCTGCTCGGCAGCCTCGGCATCCACAAGTTCTACCTGGGCATGAACAACGCCGGGCTGATCATGCTCGGGCTCAACCTCGGGGTGTGGGTGGTGGCGTGGATTCTGACCCTGCTGACCATCGGCTTCGGGGGCATCATCCTGCTGCCGCTCGCGGCCCTGATCAGCGGCGCCGTGGGCCTGGTCGGCCTGATCGAAGGAATCCTCTACCTCACCAAGTCCGACGCCGATTTCCAGCGCGACTACGTGATCGGCAAGCGGCAGTGGTTCTGAGGGGGAGCTACGCCCAACGCCGCGCGTAGGCGTCGGCATCGAACTTGCGCCGCAGGCCCGCCGCGTTCATGTAGCGCACGGTCCCGAAGACGGGCCGGCGCGCCCAGGGCCGGTCGTGCAGCCCGAACACCCAGCCGATGCCGGCGTAGGAACTCGCCTCGCGCCCGTCCTGCTCATAGCGGTTGTTCAGCCACACCAGCGTGTCGTAGGCCGTGCGCGGGTCGGGGCTCCACTCCAGCACCTTCTTGCCCCAGTACATCCGCATGTAGTTATGCATCCGGCCCGTGCGTGCCATCTCGTTTTGCGCGGCGTTCCAGTAGGGGTCGTGCGTCTGCGCGGCGTCGAGCTCCTCGCGGCTGTAGAGGTATTCGCGTGGGTCGTGGCGGTGGACCTCCAGGGTCTGCCTCGCCCACTCGGGCAGCCCGTCATAGGCGTCGTAGCGGGGATTGAAGGTCGTCAGGTTGAAGCTCAACTCGCGGCGCACGAGCAGCTCTTCGAGAAAGGCGTCGGCCCCCGGCCCGCCCCGCTCCTGCGCCAGCAGCGCGGCGGTCAGTGGCGAGAGATGGCCGTAATGCAGAAAGGCGCTCAGGCGGCTGCTCCCGTGCACATTCGGGTCATTGCGCCGCTCATGGTAGAGATCGAGTTCGTCGCGGATGAAGTGGTCCAGCCGCCGCAGCGCCTCCCCTTCGCCGCCGCGCTCCTCGCCGGGGAGCACACTGTGGTCAATCGGCAGCGTGCTGCACAGCCCTGCCGGGTCCGACAGGTCGAGGCCGAGGTCCCAATCCGCCGTTTGCTTGCTCAGCTCGCGCGGCTCCAGTGGCACCAGATAGTCCGGCCACAGGCGGTGCAGTTTGGGCCGGAGGGTCCGCGCCGCGTACTCGGCTTTGGGGCTCGCCGTCCGCACCGGCACGAGGGCCTCGGACTCCACGGCGGTCAGCGGCACATCCAGCCGCTCGGCGAGCCACGCCCGCCACTCGCGGTGCAGGCGCAGGTAGCCGACATCGGTCACGACGAGAGCTGCGCCCCGCGCCGCCTCCAGCACCGTTTCGGGTGGATGCCCAGGCCGCACCGCCAGGGGGACGCCGCGCTCGGCCAGCCGCCGGCGCAGGTCGCGCAGGCCTTCTAAAAGGTAGAGGTAATGCCGCGCGTTCGCCTCGGGGTAGCCGCGACTCAGGCCGAAGAGGGCGACGAGGGGAAGCCCCAGCCGGTTCGCCTCCGCCACCGCGTATTCGAGGGCGTGGTTGTCGCGCGTGCGGACCGTCGCCTGCACCCAGAGGAGGACGTGGGGCCGGCGCGCGGGCTCGCCGGGGCGCAGTACATGAACGCGGGTCGGCTGAATCATGGCCCGATGGTAGGGGCTGACCCCGCCGGCCCTCTGCAAGCGGGCGCCCGGTCTTCTCATTCACCCTCATCTAACCCCGCCGCCTAGACTGCTTCCATGCGTCTGCTGTTCGTCGAGGACGATCCCCGGATTGCCGAGCCCACCGCCGCCGCCCTGCGTGAGGCCGGCTACGCGGTAACCTGGGCCGGGACGGGCCCGGAGGGGCTCGAGGCCGCGATGCTCGGCGACTTCCCCTTGATCGTCCTCGACGTGATGCTGCCCGGCCAGGATGGCTTCTCCGTCGCGCGCGAGTTGCGGAGCGCGGGCGTCGCTTCTCCCATCCTCTTCCTGACCGCGCGCGGAGAGGTGGATGACCGGGTTCAGGGCCTCGACCTCGGTGGCGACGCCTACCTCGTCAAGCCCTTTGCCATGCCCGAATTGCTCGCACAACTCCGGGCCCTGAGCCGCCGTGACGCGGGGCAGCGCACGCCGAGTGTTCCCTTCGGAGCCGGACGCGGTGTGCTCGACACGGTGGCGCGCACTGTGGTCTGGGACGGCCAGGAAGTCGCGGTCACCGGACGCGAATATGACCTCCTGAGTGTCCTCGCCCTGACGCCCGAGCGTTGGTATACCCGCGACGAACTGCTCGACCGCGTCTGGGGCCCTGAATTTGGTGGAGAGGCGCGCATCGTGGACGTGTATGTGCGCTACCTGCGCCGCAAGCTCGCCCCCGAGGCCGTCACCAGTGAGCGCGGGCGGGGTTACCGGACGGAGCGGTGAGGGGCAGGCTCCTCAGGCGCGGCCTCACCCTGCGTGCGCGCCTCGCGCTGTGGGCGGCGCTGGCGACGGGTCTAGCGGTGCTGCTGGTGGCCGCGGGTCTCTTTTTCGCGGTGGGCCGCTTTCTCCTCGCCGCCCAGCAGGACCGGCTGCAAAGCGCCGCCACCGCGGTCCAGTCGCAGGTCGAAGACGCCCTCCGGGGCCGGTCAGGGGGAAACGGTTCCGGTGAACGGGCCCTGGATGAGCCGGGACTGGACGCCGAGGCCCTGGAGCGCATCGCGGACGCTGCGCCGGAGAACCGGGAGCTCGAGTTGCGGGTGCTGACGGTCGTGGGCCAGCAGCTCATCGGGGTCGCGACGCCGCGCTTTCCGCAGGACGTGGGGGCCGCGCTGCCGCGGAGCGACCAGCTTGCCTTCAGCGCTGATCGGCAGTACCTCGTGCTGGCGCGGCCCCTGCTGCGGGGCCAGGCGGCGCTTCAGGTCGTCATCGATGCCCGCGCCCTGACCGACGCCCAGCGCGCCTTTACGCAGGCGCTCGCGCGGCTTGTTCCGCTGGCGCTGGCGCTGGCGCTCGTCCTGGGGTGGGCGGTGGCGGGCCGGTTGCTGCGTCCTGTCCAGACGCTTGAAGGCGCCGCGCAGGCCATCGGCACCGGGGGTGACCTGCGCCGTCCGGTCCCCGGCGCCGGGGAGGGCGACGAAATCGCGCGGCTTGCCCTCACTCTTCAGCAGAGCTTTGGGCGCCTCGCCGACGCGCGGGAACGTGAGCAGGCGTTCCTGCGCGCCGCTGCCCATGACCTGCGAAGCCCACTCGCCGCCCTCCAGGCCCGCGTGGAGGGCACCCTCGCCCATCCGCGCGACGCCGAGCGCTACCGCGCCGAGCTGCGTGAGGTCAGCCGCGACATCACCCGCCTATCCACCCTGGCTCAACACCTGCTGCTGCTCGCCCGCGATCCGTCGGCCCTGAGCCGCGCACCCGTCCCGCTGCGCGAGCTCGCGGCCGAGGCGGTCGACCGCGCGCGCGAACTCAGCCCCGAGGCCGATATCGATCTGATCGCGCCCGCACCGCTCATGGTCCAAGGAGACCGCGTTCTCCTGGGTCAGGCCATCTGGAACCTCACGGTCAACGCCGTGAGCCATGCCCCCGGCGCCACCGTCACCGTGACCGTCCGGAGCTTGGGCGCAGACGCCG
Protein-coding regions in this window:
- a CDS encoding sensor histidine kinase produces the protein MRGRLLRRGLTLRARLALWAALATGLAVLLVAAGLFFAVGRFLLAAQQDRLQSAATAVQSQVEDALRGRSGGNGSGERALDEPGLDAEALERIADAAPENRELELRVLTVVGQQLIGVATPRFPQDVGAALPRSDQLAFSADRQYLVLARPLLRGQAALQVVIDARALTDAQRAFTQALARLVPLALALALVLGWAVAGRLLRPVQTLEGAAQAIGTGGDLRRPVPGAGEGDEIARLALTLQQSFGRLADAREREQAFLRAAAHDLRSPLAALQARVEGTLAHPRDAERYRAELREVSRDITRLSTLAQHLLLLARDPSALSRAPVPLRELAAEAVDRARELSPEADIDLIAPAPLMVQGDRVLLGQAIWNLTVNAVSHAPGATVTVTVRSLGADAEITVEDDGPGVPPTVLARLGEAFYRPDESRKGDGHGLGLALVRRAAELHGGSLVLKSAPGEGLSASLRLPCYPAAHEPHPSPDSSTVERGGPWRR
- a CDS encoding response regulator transcription factor, giving the protein MRLLFVEDDPRIAEPTAAALREAGYAVTWAGTGPEGLEAAMLGDFPLIVLDVMLPGQDGFSVARELRSAGVASPILFLTARGEVDDRVQGLDLGGDAYLVKPFAMPELLAQLRALSRRDAGQRTPSVPFGAGRGVLDTVARTVVWDGQEVAVTGREYDLLSVLALTPERWYTRDELLDRVWGPEFGGEARIVDVYVRYLRRKLAPEAVTSERGRGYRTER
- a CDS encoding TM2 domain-containing protein, coding for MTDPKTPKSPASDAPSWVDEVLTPKSAAEPQPQRQPQAPPPPPRPVADDPARDLRLPGDPPRPAPPVVELPRGEARADTWEGTDWVARATAGSARTPQMPTGTPVPPPPTDVWNAPAPPHSSAGRPLGSVPVPSAPVSAPFFSGDVAQKKLIAGLLGILLGSLGIHKFYLGMNNAGLIMLGLNLGVWVVAWILTLLTIGFGGIILLPLAALISGAVGLVGLIEGILYLTKSDADFQRDYVIGKRQWF
- a CDS encoding deoxyribodipyrimidine photo-lyase gives rise to the protein MIQPTRVHVLRPGEPARRPHVLLWVQATVRTRDNHALEYAVAEANRLGLPLVALFGLSRGYPEANARHYLYLLEGLRDLRRRLAERGVPLAVRPGHPPETVLEAARGAALVVTDVGYLRLHREWRAWLAERLDVPLTAVESEALVPVRTASPKAEYAARTLRPKLHRLWPDYLVPLEPRELSKQTADWDLGLDLSDPAGLCSTLPIDHSVLPGEERGGEGEALRRLDHFIRDELDLYHERRNDPNVHGSSRLSAFLHYGHLSPLTAALLAQERGGPGADAFLEELLVRRELSFNLTTFNPRYDAYDGLPEWARQTLEVHRHDPREYLYSREELDAAQTHDPYWNAAQNEMARTGRMHNYMRMYWGKKVLEWSPDPRTAYDTLVWLNNRYEQDGREASSYAGIGWVFGLHDRPWARRPVFGTVRYMNAAGLRRKFDADAYARRWA